One part of the Dioscorea cayenensis subsp. rotundata cultivar TDr96_F1 chromosome 2, TDr96_F1_v2_PseudoChromosome.rev07_lg8_w22 25.fasta, whole genome shotgun sequence genome encodes these proteins:
- the LOC120272437 gene encoding uncharacterized protein LOC120272437, whose product MNCEEMIPYIGIFNEMVRRNNPRVTDKELEKTRETTFTSWFKRYVEENCSEIDRRITQLAHGPSRLVKCYKGYFVNGFKFHTKEYSGHRSTLNCGVCVNGNCYNDYNHDFYGVLLEVIELEYFGEKKTAFVTKFITVLIPHQVLTAGIGGLCSKPRQEKKKKKKKRAAEKTQGGRGGDDDDERHDDDDDDDDLDDTMMMTGS is encoded by the exons ATGAATTGTGAAGAAATGATTCCATACATTGG GATATTCAATGAAATGGTGAGAAGGAATAACCCACGTGTTACTGATAAAGAATTGGAGAAAACACGAGAGACCACATTTACATCATGGTTTAAGCGATAT GTGGAAGAGAATTGTTCCGAAATTGATCGTCGTATTACTCAACTCGCTCATGGTCCATCTCGATTGGTAAAATGCTATAAAGGTTACTTTGTGAATGGTTTCAAGTTTCATACTAAAGAATATAGCGGTCATCGGTCGACACTGAATTGCGGTGTATGCGTGAACGGAAATTGTTATAATGATTATAATCATGACTTTTATGGTGTCTTGCTAGAAGTAATTGAGTTGGAGTATTTCGGAGAAAAGAAAACCGCATT TGTCACCAAGTTTATTACGGTCCTTATCCCTCACCAAGTCCTCACCGCCGGAATTGGTGGGCTGTGTTCAAAACCAAGGCAAGAA aagaagaagaagaagaagaagcgagCAGCAGAGAAGACGCAGGGCGGCAGGGGCGGCGACGACGACGACGAGCGgcacgacgacgacgacgatgatgatgatctaGATGATACGATGATGATGACAGGcagttaa